From one Anopheles cruzii chromosome 3, idAnoCruzAS_RS32_06, whole genome shotgun sequence genomic stretch:
- the LOC128271428 gene encoding uncharacterized protein LOC128271428: protein MRCPLALVLLLAVVVPSVRLAPQRSIDFLLGDEELQAVVKPIAAQPEVPPIAEQFDGDQQEREPPVVQATVDPIENDQQQQTEDSANDVTDEAPDEESVTDEPQQEERSEQPAVDGAEARDIATTSTPVVTTSSAGATTPLLDSSTTPSDSEKNNSAEEQLTTNPIVVQDTEEQNSTESSEDSNQLAQDVNSFIQDLANEVRAGQEGQQPQPTVDTKGPEYLTERSEGTTSLLPKAGVPVYPTVAPNVPDRQGDGPTSLESSEETDAQEQLKVDPNNDQQKTSGPSLTEDQFRSLIEKLRWYDQPRFAEFDQWQHQQFPQRSNWQQRDERQQHYQSHGSESFHGHGFHRTAWH, encoded by the exons ATGCGGTGCCCGCTGGCACTGGTGTTGTTACTGGCAGTCGTTGTGCCTAGTGTACGGTTGGCACCCCAGCGAAGCATCGATTTTCTGTTGGGTGATGAAGAACTGCAAGCAGTTGTGAAACCCATAGCGGCCCAACCTGAAGTGCCTCCCATCGCCGAGCAGTTTGATGGCGACCAACAGGAAAGGGAGCCTCCCGTGGTACAAGCCACGGTCGATCCCATCGAAAatgatcaacaacaacaaacggaagaTTCCGCAAACGATGTGACGGATGAAGCACCGGACGAGGAATCGGTAACCGATGAGCCACAGCAAGAAGAGCGCTCGGAACAACCTGCCGTGGACGGGGCGGAAGCGAGGGACATTGCAACCACCTCAACCCCGGTTGTGACGACATCCTCAGCAGGTGCTACGACCCCTCTTTTGGATTCTTCTACAACTCCCAGTGATTCCGAAAAGAATAATTCCGCCGAAGAACAGTTAACAACAAACCCCATCGTGGTGCAGGACACGGAAGAACAGAACTCGACCGAATCCAGCGAGGATTCTAACCAACTTGCTCAGGATGTCAATAGCTTCATTCAGGATCTCGCAAACGAAGTGAGAGCTGGTCAGGAAGGTCAGCAACCGCAGCCAACGGTAGACACGAAAGGTCCAGAGTATTTAACGGAACGAAGTGAGGGGACGACTTCCCTACTGCCAAAGGCTGGTGTTCCCGTGTACCCAACCGTAGCACCGAATGTGCCGGACCGTCAGGGAGATGGCCCAACATCGCTGGAAAGCAGCGAAGAGACCGATGCGCAGGAGCAACTGAAAGTGGATCCCAATAACGACCAACAAAAGACCAGTGGACCTTCGCTAACCGAGGATCAGTTTCGCTCTCTGATTGAAAAGCTGCGCTGGTACGATCAGCCACGGTTTGCAG AGTTTGATCAATGGCAACATCAACAGTTTCCTCAACGGTCCAACTGGCAGCAGCGGGACGAACGACAACAGCACTATCAAAGCCACGGCTCCGAAAGTTTTCACGGTCACGGATTTCACCGGACCGCTTGGCATTGA
- the LOC128270568 gene encoding nucleolar protein dao-5-like has protein sequence MKLCLVIVTVAVAVATCHALPVPQETVFAVYPVNSALAQHSTDQPFNTQPEQDAGTTPVLSSPVVVEKLVESTLPAEQPKVLESQESKPTAAVPTEQGAKVDAPSVAAKLAPLLQITTEVKAAEPTTTPSLVATKDEATTTEAAKTVPQTVPPQTPVVETKPDATNATVNEPKVLVADPVANVEKKVPNVSAEQTVAGAEKAPAASEDSQKLLEPTKAEVKSDASKDEPTKPAEEPKKAEVVEANQARSAATEEPAAKTEAKPQPERKDDVKSAEPALKPAAVVEEQPAAVVPTKSDLKDVNPTPSSTVPEPKTEGAQVDKPTKVRAAPIVEGLKVSQPVEAEPAVAKIHVTVIQEELPAEKQLVPSVPAQTVPVAVKEVTPVAAVKAAQQVEKSPVEAAKETPATNTSEVKSDAQPKPTAVSETPNVETKSVATEKSSVVENKSEPSESPVTAEVTETAATVEPTTKVVPELEPIVVVSSVASETSAETTTVVVSSAKDDEQTTKPEEKLATDAAPTVRSAPSDELPAGEKPVKVEDEPKELKTDDQPLAKAADGSSQPGSAKVTESTSANSADQGDSDSTTTTVTSVTEAELAPTPARLKGKKQIPPNLRGYSKRLKQQEARKQLVDFE, from the exons ATGAAGCTTTGTCTAGTCATCGTCACAGTGGCCGTGGCAGTGGCCACGTGTcacgcacttccggtgccacaGGAAACCGTTTTCGCTGTGTATCCCGTTAACAGTGCACTGGCGCAACACTCGACCGATCAGCCCTTTAACACCCAACCGGAACAGGATGCTGGCACTACTCCCGTACTATcttcgcccgtcgtcgtcgaaaagCTCGTCGAGAGTACGCTTCCGGCGGAGCAGCCGAAGGTGTTGGAGTCGCAGGAATCCAAACCAACCGCCGCTGTTCCGACTGAGCAGGGCGCAAAAGTCGACGCGCCAAGTGTGGCAGCAAAATTGGCTCCACTGTTGCAAATAACGACGGAAGTAAAGGCCGCCGAACCGACAACTACCCCCAGTCTGGTAGCTACAAAGGACGAAGCTACAACGACTGAAGCGGCTAAAACTGTGCCACAAACGGTTCCACCACAAACACCCGTTGTGGAAACGAAACCCGACGCAACAAATGCGACCGTTAATGAACCAAAAGTGTTAGTTGCTGATCCAGTGGCCAATGTGGAGAAGAAAGTTCCGAACGTATCGGCGGAGCAGACTGTTGCTGGTGCGGAGAAGGCGCCTGCTGCTAGCGAAGATTCTCAAAAATTACTAGAACCTACCAAGGCTGAGGTAAAGTCGGACGCAAGCAAAGATGAACCAACAAAACCAGCTGAAGAGCCCAAAAAAGCAGAAGTTGTTGAGGCAAACCAGGCCCGATCGGCGGCAACTGAGGAACCTGCCGCGAAAACTGAGGCCAAACCTCAACCGGAGCGCAAGGATGATGTGAAGAGCGCTGAGCCGGCTCTTAAACCTGCTGCCGTGGTCGAGGAGCAACCAGCGGCTGTAGTGCCAACAAAGTCGGACCTCAAAGACGTCAACCCAACTCCATCGTCTACCGTACCGGAACCAAAAACGGAAGGTGCGCAGGTGGACAAACCCACCAAGGTTCGCGCTGCTCCCATTGTAGAAGGTCTTAAGGTATCGCAACCGGTCGAGGCAGAGCCAGCAGTCGCTAAAATCCATGTTACCGTCATTCAGGAGGAGCTTCCGGCGGAGAAGCAACTCGTTCCTAGCGTCCCTGCCCAAACCGTACCGGTTGCGGTGAAAGAAGTGACACCCGTCGCAGCGGTGAAGGCTGCTCAACAGGTGGAGAAGTCTCCGGTGGAGGCAGCGAAAGAAACTCCAGCCACAAATACGTCCGAAGTAAAGAGTGACGCTCAGCCTAAGCCCACAGCCGTGAGTGAAACGCCCAATGTCGAGACTAAGAGCGTTGCGACTGAGAAGAGTTCGGTTGTGGAGAACAAAAGTGAACCGTCTGAATCGCCCGTAACCGCCGAAGTAACCGAAACGGCTGCTACGGTTGAACCTACGACGAAAGTTGTCCCGGAACTGGAACCAATTGTGGTGGTTTCGAGTGTGGCGTCAGAAACATCGGCCGAGACCACTACTGTCGTTGTATCGTCCGCAAAGGACGATGAGCAAACCACGAAACCTGAAGAAAAGCTGGCCACCGATGCAGCACCAACAGTACGATCTGCGCCATCCGATGAGCTTCCGGCGGGAGAGAAGCCGGTGAAAGTGGAAGACGAGCCAAAGGAGCTTAAGACGGACGATCAGCCGCTGGCAAAAGCTGCCGACGGGAGTTCTCAGCCAGGGTCAGCAAAAGTCACGGAGTCCACCAGCGCGAACAGTGCGGATCAGGGTGATAGTGACAGTACAACAACGACGGTGACGAGTGTCACGGAGGCAGAACTCGCACCGACACCAGCCAGGCTGAAGGGTAAGAAACAAATTCCTC CCAACCTACGAGGATACAGTAAGCGCCTGAAGCAGCAAGAAGCGCGAAAGCAACTCGTCGACTTTGAGTAA